The following are encoded in a window of Polynucleobacter sp. AP-Kolm-20A-A1 genomic DNA:
- a CDS encoding PhaM family polyhydroxyalkanoate granule multifunctional regulatory protein, whose translation MFGTIPEFNQSLDMFKTMWGQGAAAQAGQFPFSADASKAGGGFGAAFPGLDVDELEKRIKDLKSVENWLNLNLNILKSTIQGLEVQHATMMALKSFGDAVSAAGAAATSPSETSETTSTKSTKAKPRKTAARRPRKAGDPTFLDEVGNSDEQ comes from the coding sequence ATGTTTGGAACCATTCCAGAATTCAACCAAAGCCTTGATATGTTTAAAACCATGTGGGGTCAAGGTGCAGCGGCACAAGCCGGACAGTTTCCCTTTTCCGCTGATGCTTCTAAGGCCGGCGGTGGCTTTGGGGCAGCCTTTCCTGGCTTAGATGTAGACGAGCTAGAAAAACGCATTAAAGACCTTAAAAGCGTTGAAAACTGGCTCAATTTGAATCTGAATATCCTGAAATCGACCATTCAAGGTCTTGAGGTGCAACACGCCACGATGATGGCGCTCAAATCCTTTGGTGACGCAGTGTCAGCTGCTGGAGCTGCAGCAACAAGCCCTAGCGAAACCTCTGAAACTACATCAACTAAATCGACGAAGGCTAAACCGCGGAAAACCGCAGCACGCCGTCCTCGCAAAGCTGGCGATCCAACTTTCCTCGACGAAGTAGGTAATTCAGATGAGCAATAG
- the metH gene encoding methionine synthase, which produces MSKLEKKSMPAMKLSGLEPFNVTADVGFVNIGERTNVTGSKAFARMILNNQFDEALAVARQQVENGAQVIDINMDEAMLDSEAAMTRFLNLIASEPDIARVPIMIDSSKWSVIEAGLKCIQGKPIVNSISLKEGEEPFRKQARLIRRYGAASVVMAFDEVGQADTFKRKTEICQRCYEILVNEIGFPAEDIIFDPNIFAIATGIEEHDNYAVDFINATRWIKENLPGAKVSGGVSNVSFSFRGNDRVREAIHTVFLYHAIQAGMDMGIVNAGQLGVYADLDPDLRERVEDVVLNRFKEKDGKTPTERLLDIADQFKGGGAKQVENLVWREAPVRERLTHALVHGITTYIEDDTEELRAEIMGAGGRPIEVIEGPLMDGMNVVGDLFGAGKMFLPQVVKSARVMKQAVAILIPYIEEEKRQHIAAGGEAKAKGKIVMATVKGDVHDIGKNIVTVVLQCNNFEVANMGVMVPCAEILKRAKEENADIVGLSGLITPSLEEMTYVAQEMQRDDWFRERQIPLMIGGATTSRVHTAVKIAPHYDGPVVYVPDASRSVSVASSLLSDESAKKFIQDLRDDYVRIREQHANKKAAPTISLEAARKNREMIDWSSYVPEKPKFIGRRVFKNFALSDIAKYIDWTPFFQTWDLAGKFPAILDDEIVGVEARKVFEDAQALLDKLIKGQWLQADAVVAFYPANTIGDDIVLYSDEAREHPLFVWHNLRQQSERPVVEGVRRPNRCLADYVAPKDLGVADYLGCFAVTTGHGVEKKVAEFQAKHDDYSAIMLKALADRLAEAFAELMHHRVRTDLWGYATDEILTNDQMINEEYRGIRPAPGYPACPAHEVKEDLLRVIGSEDIGMTLTESMAMNPASSVSGFYLAHPDARYFNVGKLSDDQVEDLAKRRGQSVEDTRRQLASLLD; this is translated from the coding sequence ATGAGCAAGCTAGAGAAAAAATCTATGCCAGCGATGAAGCTCTCCGGTCTCGAACCTTTTAACGTTACAGCTGATGTCGGCTTCGTGAATATTGGTGAGCGTACTAACGTCACAGGTTCAAAAGCGTTTGCCCGCATGATTTTGAATAATCAATTTGATGAGGCGTTAGCAGTAGCGCGTCAACAAGTTGAAAACGGCGCTCAAGTCATCGACATCAATATGGATGAGGCGATGCTTGATTCTGAAGCGGCTATGACACGCTTCTTAAATCTCATTGCGTCAGAGCCTGATATTGCTCGTGTACCCATCATGATTGACTCCTCAAAGTGGAGTGTGATCGAAGCGGGTTTGAAATGTATTCAAGGTAAGCCGATTGTTAACTCGATCTCTCTTAAAGAGGGCGAGGAGCCTTTCAGAAAGCAAGCACGTTTAATTCGTCGCTACGGTGCGGCTTCAGTAGTGATGGCTTTTGATGAGGTTGGTCAGGCTGATACATTTAAACGTAAGACAGAGATCTGTCAGCGCTGCTATGAGATCTTGGTAAACGAGATCGGTTTTCCTGCAGAAGACATTATCTTTGACCCCAATATTTTTGCCATTGCTACTGGTATTGAAGAGCACGACAACTACGCAGTTGACTTCATCAATGCTACTCGCTGGATTAAAGAAAATCTGCCTGGCGCCAAAGTAAGTGGTGGCGTTTCTAATGTGAGCTTCTCGTTCCGCGGCAATGATCGTGTTCGTGAAGCAATTCATACGGTGTTTCTGTATCACGCTATTCAAGCTGGCATGGACATGGGTATTGTGAATGCTGGTCAGTTAGGTGTATACGCCGATCTAGATCCTGATTTGCGCGAGCGCGTAGAAGATGTGGTGCTTAACCGCTTTAAAGAAAAAGATGGCAAGACCCCAACTGAGCGCTTGCTTGATATTGCAGATCAATTTAAAGGCGGCGGCGCTAAACAAGTTGAGAATTTGGTGTGGCGTGAGGCACCAGTGCGTGAACGCCTAACACACGCTCTAGTTCATGGCATTACAACTTACATTGAAGATGACACTGAAGAGTTGCGCGCAGAAATCATGGGTGCAGGCGGCCGACCAATTGAGGTGATTGAAGGCCCCCTCATGGATGGCATGAATGTCGTTGGTGATCTATTTGGTGCCGGCAAAATGTTCCTGCCTCAGGTTGTCAAGAGCGCTCGCGTGATGAAGCAAGCGGTTGCTATTTTGATTCCTTACATCGAGGAAGAAAAGCGTCAACACATTGCTGCAGGCGGAGAAGCTAAAGCCAAGGGCAAAATTGTGATGGCTACTGTTAAAGGTGACGTTCACGATATTGGAAAAAATATTGTGACTGTAGTTCTGCAGTGTAATAACTTTGAAGTCGCCAATATGGGCGTGATGGTTCCGTGTGCAGAGATTCTGAAGCGCGCCAAGGAAGAGAATGCAGACATTGTTGGCCTATCAGGCTTAATTACACCGTCTCTGGAAGAGATGACTTATGTTGCCCAAGAAATGCAACGTGACGACTGGTTCCGCGAACGTCAAATTCCATTGATGATTGGTGGTGCAACAACCTCTCGTGTTCATACTGCCGTAAAAATTGCCCCACACTACGATGGCCCGGTAGTTTATGTGCCAGATGCTTCACGTTCTGTATCGGTTGCTTCTAGCTTGCTCTCAGACGAAAGTGCTAAGAAATTTATTCAAGATTTACGCGATGACTATGTGCGTATCCGTGAGCAGCATGCCAATAAAAAAGCTGCGCCAACCATTTCATTAGAGGCTGCACGTAAGAATCGCGAGATGATTGACTGGTCATCTTATGTGCCAGAGAAACCTAAATTTATTGGACGTCGTGTATTTAAAAACTTTGCACTAAGCGATATCGCGAAGTATATCGACTGGACGCCATTCTTTCAGACTTGGGATTTGGCTGGAAAATTCCCGGCAATCCTGGATGATGAGATCGTTGGTGTCGAGGCGCGCAAGGTATTTGAAGATGCTCAGGCCTTGCTCGATAAGTTGATTAAAGGCCAATGGCTGCAGGCTGATGCAGTAGTTGCTTTTTATCCTGCCAACACAATTGGTGACGATATCGTTTTGTATAGCGATGAAGCTCGTGAGCATCCTTTGTTTGTGTGGCATAACTTGCGCCAACAATCTGAGAGACCGGTTGTAGAGGGCGTTCGCAGACCAAATCGTTGTTTGGCTGATTATGTTGCGCCAAAAGATTTAGGTGTTGCTGATTACCTCGGTTGTTTTGCTGTGACAACAGGCCATGGCGTAGAAAAGAAAGTGGCTGAGTTTCAAGCAAAGCATGATGATTACAGCGCAATTATGTTGAAGGCTTTGGCGGATCGTTTAGCTGAAGCGTTTGCTGAGTTAATGCACCATCGCGTACGCACCGATTTGTGGGGATATGCAACGGATGAGATTTTGACAAACGATCAAATGATCAATGAGGAATATCGCGGTATTCGTCCAGCGCCTGGCTATCCAGCCTGCCCTGCACATGAAGTTAAAGAAGATTTATTGCGCGTGATTGGGTCTGAGGATATCGGCATGACCTTGACAGAATCTATGGCCATGAATCCAGCCTCAAGCGTAAGCGGTTTCTATTTGGCCCATCCAGATGCCCGTTACTTTAACGTAGGCAAACTCTCGGATGATCAGGTGGAAGACTTGGCTAAGCGTCGTGGCCAATCAGTGGAAGACACTCGCCGTCAACTTGCTAGCTTATTAGATTAA
- a CDS encoding DUF1840 domain-containing protein: protein MIYQFRSKAGPDVIMLADLTKRIFDILGRPLEPRGILTVEQLPDLITALETAILKDLEERSKAKSETEDGAEKPKLADRLGQRAYPFLELMKQAKSKDEPVMWGV, encoded by the coding sequence ATGATCTATCAATTTCGCTCAAAAGCTGGTCCAGATGTCATCATGCTGGCCGATCTAACCAAGCGAATCTTCGATATTTTGGGGCGCCCTTTAGAGCCCAGGGGAATTCTCACGGTTGAGCAACTTCCCGATCTCATCACTGCCTTAGAAACGGCCATTTTGAAAGATTTAGAAGAAAGATCCAAAGCTAAGTCCGAGACCGAAGATGGCGCTGAAAAACCCAAGCTTGCAGACCGACTTGGGCAAAGAGCCTACCCATTCCTAGAATTAATGAAGCAGGCAAAGTCCAAAGACGAACCCGTAATGTGGGGCGTTTAA
- a CDS encoding homocysteine S-methyltransferase family protein yields the protein MQFNGLSQPYTRGQALPELLKQRILILDGAMGTMIQQYKLTEADYRGLPGNTRFADHPGDIKGNNELLVLTQPQIISKIHEQYLDAGADIIETNTFGATSVAQEDYKMAGLAREMNEVSAKLARAACEKYSTPEKPRFAAGAIGPTPKTASISPDVNDPGARNVTFDALRASYREQIEGLFAGGVDLFLVETIFDTLNAKAALFALDEFFEETGERLPVMISGTVTDASGRILSGQTVEAFWNSLRHIKPLTFGLNCALGAALMRPYIAELARICDAAVSCYPNAGLPNPMSDTGFDETPEITSSLVDGFAKDGLVNLVGGCCGTTPDHIRAIADAVAKRKPRAFYRENAGVAA from the coding sequence ATGCAATTTAATGGTTTATCCCAGCCTTATACCCGCGGTCAGGCACTTCCTGAGCTGCTAAAGCAGCGCATCCTCATTTTGGATGGCGCTATGGGTACCATGATCCAGCAATACAAATTAACTGAAGCTGACTATCGTGGGTTGCCGGGGAATACTCGTTTTGCTGATCATCCAGGTGACATCAAAGGCAATAACGAACTTTTGGTTCTGACCCAGCCTCAAATTATTAGCAAAATTCATGAGCAGTATTTAGATGCTGGTGCAGACATTATTGAAACCAATACTTTTGGTGCAACCTCAGTTGCACAAGAGGATTACAAGATGGCCGGCTTAGCGCGTGAGATGAATGAAGTCTCTGCAAAGTTGGCGCGCGCTGCATGTGAAAAATACAGCACCCCTGAAAAGCCACGCTTTGCTGCGGGCGCGATTGGGCCTACACCAAAGACTGCCAGCATTTCTCCTGACGTAAATGATCCGGGTGCGCGCAACGTCACTTTCGATGCTCTACGTGCTTCTTATCGTGAACAGATTGAAGGTTTATTTGCGGGTGGTGTAGATTTATTTTTAGTCGAAACTATTTTTGACACACTGAATGCCAAAGCAGCATTGTTTGCGCTAGATGAATTCTTTGAAGAGACGGGTGAGCGTTTGCCAGTCATGATTTCTGGAACGGTGACTGATGCATCGGGTCGTATTTTGTCTGGACAAACTGTTGAAGCGTTTTGGAACAGTTTGCGTCACATTAAGCCGCTGACTTTTGGTCTGAACTGTGCTCTAGGTGCTGCACTAATGCGCCCCTACATCGCAGAACTGGCAAGGATTTGTGATGCCGCAGTTTCTTGCTACCCCAATGCCGGCCTGCCTAACCCAATGAGCGATACGGGCTTTGATGAAACGCCTGAAATTACTTCTAGCTTGGTAGATGGCTTTGCTAAAGATGGCTTAGTAAATTTAGTGGGCGGCTGTTGCGGCACTACTCCTGACCATATTCGCGCAATTGCAGATGCTGTTGCCAAGCGCAAACCTCGTGCGTTCTATCGTGAAAATGCAGGGGTGGCAGCATGA